From Verrucomicrobiota bacterium, the proteins below share one genomic window:
- the mqnC gene encoding cyclic dehypoxanthinyl futalosine synthase, which translates to MIAPVKNDKIIEKIQDEQRISEDECLQLYYAPLPELGELADLRRRQKKSAAFDGKGDVIVTYIIDRNINYTNVCDVYCKFCNFYRTQKDKDHYVLTHEEFDAKIDELVALGGNQILMQGGHHPELGIDYYVDLLNHLRDKYPQVNVHGFSPPEFNHFADVFEMSLAEVIKVFKDAGLGSIPGGGGEILVDRVRERISPRKCNADQWLEVMRQAHLQGLHSSATMMFGHVETIEDRIFHLKRLRDLQDETGGFTAFICWTFQPDGTVLKADTAGPHEYLRMQALSRIYLDNFDNIQASWVTQGPQIGQLALEFGANDFGSLMMEENVVSQAGASFRLELKEIKSLIKDAGYKPVQRDNWYKAVGDEV; encoded by the coding sequence ATGATTGCTCCGGTAAAAAACGACAAAATCATTGAAAAAATCCAAGACGAGCAAAGAATATCTGAGGATGAATGCCTGCAATTGTATTATGCACCATTGCCAGAATTGGGTGAGCTTGCAGATTTGAGACGTAGGCAGAAAAAGTCCGCGGCATTTGATGGCAAGGGAGACGTTATCGTAACTTACATAATCGACCGTAACATCAACTATACGAATGTCTGCGATGTCTATTGCAAGTTTTGTAATTTTTATCGCACTCAGAAAGACAAAGATCACTATGTGCTTACGCATGAGGAATTTGATGCTAAGATAGATGAATTAGTAGCACTAGGTGGAAATCAGATTTTGATGCAGGGCGGACATCATCCTGAATTGGGTATAGATTATTACGTCGATTTACTGAATCATCTACGCGATAAGTACCCTCAAGTGAATGTGCACGGTTTTTCCCCGCCAGAATTTAACCACTTTGCAGACGTTTTTGAAATGTCTTTAGCCGAAGTGATCAAAGTTTTTAAGGACGCAGGTTTAGGTTCTATTCCTGGTGGTGGTGGGGAAATTCTAGTAGATCGAGTCAGAGAAAGAATTTCACCCAGGAAGTGCAATGCAGACCAGTGGTTAGAAGTGATGAGGCAAGCGCATTTACAAGGACTCCATTCAAGTGCCACTATGATGTTTGGGCATGTTGAAACAATTGAGGATCGAATTTTTCATCTGAAGCGGCTTAGGGATTTACAGGATGAAACTGGTGGTTTTACAGCATTTATTTGTTGGACTTTTCAACCGGATGGAACAGTGCTAAAGGCTGACACGGCGGGACCGCATGAGTATCTACGCATGCAAGCACTCTCTAGAATCTATCTAGATAACTTTGATAATATTCAAGCTTCTTGGGTAACCCAAGGCCCTCAAATTGGTCAGCTAGCTTTGGAGTTTGGTGCTAATGATTTTGGAAGCCTGATGATGGAAGAGAATGTCGTTTCTCAAGCCGGAGCCAGTTTTCGTTTGGAGCTAAAAGAAATTAAATCGTTGATCAAGGATGCAGGGTATAAGCCTGTGCAAAGAGACAACTGGTATAAAGCTGTAGGTGATGAAGTGTAG
- a CDS encoding TIGR03790 family protein encodes MLKSILFRVRQLIANHTLVATVTFLHSCIYAQTSFTESGHQKILVIYNHNAPDSKELAEYYAQKRNIPNDRILAVNAPITEQITREQYDKFIRKPLEAYLLEKRLLERKPATLKLLTQEKIKIKGAKNFPLWAIVLIKGVPLKISKDPNYTPSLRLPTNLLHDYASVDSELALIGYEKYPLEAFVLNPYYYEREPRPFNQSFADKMTLVCRLDGPSTKIVKRMIDEPIRIEKTELTGKAYFDARGISDSKDRYYIGDLWITNSAEILKKSGLHTTLDNKGPIFAPFIPIPDAAIYAGWYSGNIAGALNQEHFRFRPGAIAYHLHSFSAGSVRNSKKFWVGPLLSKGACATMGSVYEPYLRFTPNIAIFYASLMSGLSFAEAAYSAQPALSWTMTMVGDPLYRPFKGDFASSLLHANQNNTADLSWLILRMIRLQVLNNKLTDARKNLEDLVTKIPSPTSWEGYAEIMLEIEDQLEPTEMAYQKAINFQIDPREKVRLKLTLAKLYQKFRYPHKSLSVYEEILKKNRNIAHSYNVSSQAIALAKKQPDSSLSPFMQSLVANKTLPNNEKQATTPTNRLLSPAQTGPSTLKPILSKPSPEKRGLLPATKSPLDTQSGILPPVNN; translated from the coding sequence ATGCTGAAGTCCATTCTTTTTAGGGTCAGACAATTAATAGCTAACCATACTCTCGTTGCTACCGTCACCTTTCTGCATTCATGTATTTATGCTCAAACTAGCTTTACGGAAAGTGGGCATCAGAAGATACTCGTTATATACAATCATAATGCTCCTGATTCCAAAGAGTTGGCAGAATATTACGCCCAAAAGCGCAACATACCCAATGACCGAATATTAGCGGTTAATGCACCCATAACAGAGCAAATTACTCGAGAACAATATGACAAATTTATTCGTAAACCTCTTGAAGCGTATCTTCTAGAAAAAAGATTACTTGAGCGTAAACCTGCAACTCTCAAGCTACTAACGCAAGAGAAAATAAAGATTAAAGGAGCAAAAAATTTTCCACTATGGGCCATCGTTCTTATCAAAGGAGTCCCCCTTAAAATTTCGAAGGATCCCAATTATACTCCTTCACTTCGTTTGCCTACCAATCTTTTGCATGACTACGCTTCTGTGGATTCGGAGCTAGCTCTTATTGGATATGAAAAATATCCATTAGAGGCATTTGTTCTCAATCCTTATTATTATGAAAGAGAACCTAGGCCATTTAATCAAAGTTTTGCAGATAAAATGACACTGGTCTGCCGACTTGACGGCCCTAGCACCAAGATAGTCAAAAGAATGATTGATGAGCCTATTCGAATTGAGAAAACTGAATTGACTGGAAAAGCGTACTTTGATGCACGAGGTATTTCTGACTCCAAAGATCGTTATTATATTGGGGATTTGTGGATCACTAATAGTGCAGAGATCTTGAAAAAATCCGGATTGCACACCACTCTCGATAATAAAGGCCCAATCTTTGCCCCATTCATACCTATCCCAGATGCTGCAATCTATGCCGGCTGGTATTCTGGCAATATAGCAGGCGCACTTAATCAAGAACATTTTCGTTTTCGACCTGGAGCTATCGCGTATCACCTTCACTCTTTTAGTGCAGGTAGTGTCCGCAACTCAAAAAAATTCTGGGTTGGCCCCCTCCTTAGCAAAGGAGCCTGTGCTACCATGGGCTCTGTATATGAACCCTATTTAAGATTCACACCCAACATTGCAATATTCTATGCTAGCCTTATGAGCGGGTTATCATTTGCTGAAGCAGCCTACAGTGCTCAGCCTGCCCTATCCTGGACCATGACCATGGTGGGGGACCCGTTGTACCGTCCTTTCAAAGGGGACTTTGCATCTTCGCTTTTACATGCCAACCAGAATAATACTGCTGATTTATCATGGCTAATTTTAAGGATGATTCGCTTGCAGGTTTTAAATAACAAGCTCACAGATGCACGTAAAAATTTAGAAGATCTGGTCACTAAGATTCCTTCTCCCACAAGCTGGGAAGGCTATGCTGAGATTATGCTAGAAATTGAGGACCAACTTGAACCAACCGAGATGGCATACCAAAAGGCCATCAATTTTCAAATCGACCCACGAGAAAAAGTTAGATTAAAACTTACTCTGGCCAAGCTTTATCAAAAATTTAGATATCCTCACAAAAGCTTATCTGTCTATGAAGAAATCCTAAAAAAGAACCGAAACATCGCCCACTCATATAATGTTAGTAGTCAGGCTATAGCTTTAGCTAAAAAGCAACCTGATTCATCCCTCAGCCCTTTTATGCAATCTCTCGTTGCAAATAAAACTTTGCCCAATAACGAGAAACAAGCCACCACCCCAACCAATAGACTACTAAGCCCTGCTCAAACTGGACCAAGTACTCTGAAGCCCATCTTATCAAAGCCTTCTCCTGAAAAAAGAGGACTTCTACCTGCAACAAAAAGCCCTTTAGATACACAGTCAGGCATCCTGCCTCCAGTCAACAACTAA
- a CDS encoding EAL domain-containing protein translates to MSNSPDSNPIFKTLIIEDDPVTRVIIAKVFKNRGHTVKTCNRAEEAMEILKADDYPLIVLNLQLPGMNGTQFCNWLKLQPKGEFHYLIVGTASEQPEDLKQIIVAGADDYIAKPYRQDILKVRFGIAEQHVLELLHRKELESQLKNEKDLINTVIESAGALIVVLTPDYKVVRYNRTSRQLSALSEAELMNSTFENAFISDEERERVQNKLRQSKLFSDTIRFDAQLVSKDQQIRYVSWSCSAVYTECGDIRHIVCTGNDITERQKTQEKMTYLAERDSLTGLLNRTRLLGSVEFAIQEVQDGKDYSLIYLDLDNFKMINDTMGGHSAGDRLLVQVAELLLKATRGEDHVFRFGGDEFVVILANTNLTQARQVAERINELLQEVVITSIDDSNRVCNISASIGVSEIKADDKAESIISSSDAACYMAKSRGRNRVELFDNHSEEMQTMETDGDWLNRIQEALHHDRFELWHQPIVNIETDGIAFYETLLRFRDKDGTIVPPTLFLPSVERFGLSKEIDYMVLDKTFSVLGEHPECCFSVNLSGDTISDPNLPNIIEDLAFSKNIDSNQIIIELTESVMISNLGQAEETIRQLTKAGFRFALDDFGKGFSSLSLLKNLPVHIVKIDGSFVRDIVNDLSDRVFVHSINTISHHLKMQTVAEFVETEDCLEILKVLGVNYVQGYYLGRPKRLEQSDWEEEAQKRLAIRIDRQFVQEEGIKTFTLSKTDNPVD, encoded by the coding sequence ATGTCCAACTCGCCTGACAGCAACCCCATTTTCAAGACCCTTATCATAGAAGATGACCCTGTCACGCGTGTCATCATCGCCAAGGTATTTAAAAATCGAGGCCATACTGTAAAAACCTGTAATAGAGCAGAAGAGGCGATGGAGATATTAAAGGCTGATGACTACCCTCTCATCGTACTCAATCTGCAACTACCTGGGATGAATGGTACACAATTTTGTAACTGGCTAAAATTGCAACCAAAGGGCGAATTTCATTACCTGATCGTCGGAACCGCAAGTGAGCAACCGGAAGATCTCAAACAAATCATTGTTGCAGGAGCAGATGACTACATTGCTAAACCTTACCGCCAAGATATTTTAAAAGTGCGCTTCGGAATAGCGGAGCAACATGTTCTAGAACTATTGCATAGGAAAGAGCTAGAGTCTCAATTAAAGAATGAGAAAGATCTCATCAATACAGTTATCGAATCAGCAGGTGCTCTTATTGTTGTCTTGACTCCTGACTATAAGGTCGTTCGTTATAACCGAACCAGTCGCCAATTAAGTGCCTTAAGTGAAGCTGAGTTGATGAACAGCACTTTTGAAAATGCATTTATTTCTGATGAAGAAAGAGAAAGAGTTCAAAACAAATTGCGCCAATCAAAGCTTTTTTCTGATACGATTCGCTTTGACGCTCAGCTAGTCTCCAAAGACCAACAAATACGTTATGTCTCTTGGTCATGCTCTGCCGTTTACACGGAGTGCGGAGATATCAGACACATTGTTTGCACCGGAAATGACATCACCGAACGACAGAAAACCCAAGAAAAGATGACCTACCTTGCAGAAAGAGATTCTTTAACTGGGCTTCTCAATCGCACCAGACTACTGGGAAGTGTAGAATTTGCGATACAAGAAGTTCAAGATGGGAAAGACTACTCCCTCATTTATCTTGATCTCGACAATTTCAAAATGATTAACGACACTATGGGTGGGCATAGTGCTGGCGACCGTCTATTGGTTCAAGTTGCGGAACTATTACTCAAAGCCACACGCGGGGAAGATCACGTCTTTCGTTTCGGAGGAGATGAATTTGTAGTAATCTTGGCTAATACTAATCTAACACAAGCCAGGCAAGTGGCCGAACGAATCAACGAGTTGCTTCAAGAAGTAGTTATCACAAGTATTGATGATTCCAACCGTGTTTGCAATATCTCTGCTTCGATAGGCGTATCCGAAATTAAAGCGGATGATAAAGCTGAAAGCATTATTTCTTCCTCAGACGCTGCCTGCTATATGGCAAAGTCTCGCGGTAGGAATCGTGTAGAACTCTTTGACAACCACTCAGAAGAAATGCAAACGATGGAAACAGACGGAGATTGGCTTAATCGTATCCAAGAGGCTCTTCATCACGATCGTTTTGAACTTTGGCATCAACCTATAGTCAATATTGAAACAGATGGTATAGCCTTCTACGAAACCCTTTTGAGATTCAGAGACAAAGATGGTACTATAGTTCCGCCAACCCTCTTCTTACCATCTGTAGAACGATTCGGATTATCCAAGGAAATAGACTATATGGTATTGGATAAAACCTTTAGTGTCCTCGGCGAGCATCCAGAATGCTGTTTCTCTGTTAACCTTTCAGGAGATACTATTTCGGACCCTAACCTGCCCAATATTATTGAAGATTTGGCATTCTCTAAAAACATTGATTCTAACCAAATCATCATTGAATTAACGGAAAGCGTCATGATTTCTAACCTAGGGCAAGCAGAGGAAACTATCAGACAACTTACTAAAGCAGGCTTTAGATTTGCTCTAGATGACTTTGGCAAAGGCTTCTCCTCATTATCTCTTCTTAAGAATCTTCCTGTCCACATTGTAAAGATCGACGGTTCATTTGTTCGAGATATTGTAAATGATTTATCTGACCGCGTCTTTGTTCACAGTATTAACACCATTTCACATCATTTAAAAATGCAAACAGTTGCAGAATTTGTCGAAACAGAAGATTGCTTAGAAATTCTCAAAGTGCTTGGCGTAAACTATGTTCAAGGATACTATCTTGGGCGTCCTAAAAGGCTTGAGCAGTCTGACTGGGAAGAAGAAGCACAAAAGCGTTTAGCCATTCGGATTGACCGGCAATTCGTTCAAGAGGAAGGAATCAAAACTTTTACCTTATCCAAAACAGATAACCCTGTAGATTGA